The following coding sequences are from one Spea bombifrons isolate aSpeBom1 chromosome 13, aSpeBom1.2.pri, whole genome shotgun sequence window:
- the DLGAP4 gene encoding disks large-associated protein 4 isoform X1: MKGLGDSRGRHLSGNLDSHPDPLFAQQERTPYLISSTESYPPEPRYPENSLHPDCLYPLNNQLSNSSTFPRIHFNSHYEPPEESPPYPTPHAPPAKINRLPASLLDQFEKQLPIHRDGFSTLQFQRGAPEGKDRSESPGRIRHLVHSVQKLFAKSPSLEGGGRASVNGKKGASEDGKGTRRSKSKERGKGDGKGQQRGSAVSGWWSSDDNLDSDTGGYRNPAGMMTLGRRPEHSTRHFLSGYNTISESMLKASKSNNDLKFTPFQPPSLTLSPLPTPHEVVPANSTSSLKRGSWSTLTLSHAREVCQKASATIDKALLKSKSCHQDLSYQYLQVPSGEWNVAPCKDDDIPCRRMRSGSYIKAMGDADSEDSEGSPQPSPKTAARRQSYLKATQQSLSEQSTTQRSLDRVDSMDILSPPKFQSWEEDYNQLTESATEESSLCQDTEPRCLLQYQTPESEEQRERYQLCQLVEEQRDRYPLCQVPEEQIERYTLCQVPEEQRERYQLCQVVEEQRERYPLCQVPEEELERYPLSQVPEEQRERYPSEEKRDQYPMGQAVFGDANPVHTEAFDLHLPNYFRSRSHSYLRAIQAGCSQDDDTTSLQSMSPPLPITSRTLPRHIGSSCLVGYKKTPPPVPPRTTSKPFISVTVQSSTESAQDSYLDAQEGQSEANSQSGLSTSTESLESTRAPSVTRVAPPTPIRQVPPEIPPKNASVKTIKEETRAPDPLPKRKLSSIGIQVDSIQPVPVPEPPPPARFQSIGVQVEEEWRNSRSSSMTSKQETDSDTQEPSNSSDKSVPDCPPPRQPATGPPGLLPKKHLSYGDGVDAEASALPPPDPWLDSAASPPSSEPSQVGACRRDGHWFLKLLQAETERLEGWCKQMQRETGDNNLCEEVIGKVLSAVGSAQLLMSQKFQQFRGLCEQNLNPNSNPRPSAQDLAGFWDLLQLSIEDISMKFDELFQLKANGWVLSEMPDRNEIKRQPPPVPKKPARPKPPLSRDKTAGPSNTDKQRQEARKRLMAAKRAASVRQNSATESADSIEIYVPEAQTRL; encoded by the exons ATGAAGGGTCTGGGGGACTCGCGCGGCCGGCACCTCTCCGGGAACTTGGACTCGCACCCAGACCCGCTCTTTGCACAACAGGAACGTACTCCTTATCTTATTAGCTCCACTGAGTCCTATCCGCCGGAGCCTAGGTACCCTGAGAACTCCCTCCACCCTGACTGCCTGTACCCCCTTAACAACCAACTCTCCAACAGCAGCACTTTCCCTCGTATACACTTCAATTCGCACTATGAGCCCCCCGAGGAGAGTCCACCCTACCCCACACCGCACGCTCCCCCAGCAAAGATCAACCGGCTTCCGGCCAGCCTGCTGGACCAGTTCGAGAAACAGCTGCCCATCCACAGAGATGGATTTAGCACCCTACAGTTCCAGCGAGGGGCACCGGAGGGCAAAGACCGCAGCGAGAGCCCCGGGCGCATTCGGCACTTGGTTCACTCTGTGCAGAAACTTTTTGCCAAGTCTCCTTCTCTTGAAGGTGGTGGTCGAGCCAGTGTAAATGGCAAGAAGGGGGCATCTGAGGATGGTAAGGGGACAAGGCGGAGCAAGAGTAAAGAACGCGGCAAGGGGGATGGCAAGGGACAGCAACGGGGAAGTGCGGTATCTGGTTGGTGGAGTTCAGATGATAATTTGGACAGTGATACAGGGGGCTATCGCAATCCGGCGGGTATGATGACTTTGGGAAGGCGTCCAGAGCATTCGACTCGACACTTCTTGAGCGGGTACAACACTATCAGTGAGAGCATGTTGAAGGCCTCCAAAAGCAATAATGACCTCAAATTCACGCCCTTCCAACCACCATCCCTTACTCTGTCCCCTTTGCCAACACCCCATGAAGTGGTCCCCGCCAACTCAACGTCCTCACTAAAAAGAGGATCTTGGTCCACCTTGACCCTCAGCCATGCGCGAGAAGTGTGTCAGAAGGCATCTGCCACCATCGACAAGGCTCTGCTCAAGTCAAAGTCATGTCACCAGGACCTCAGCTACCAGTATTTACAG GTCCCAAGCGGGGAATGGAATGTAGCCCCATGTAAAGACGATGACATCCCATGCCGGCGAATGCGCAGTGGCAGCTACATCAAAGCAATGGGGGATGCGGACAGCGAAGACTCGGAGGGGAGCCCCCAACCGTCCCCAAAAACTGCAGCTAGGAGGCAGAGCTACCTCAAGGCCACGCAGCAGTCACTGAGCGAGCAGAGCACCACGCAGAG GAGTCTGGACCGTGTGGATTCCATGGACATTCTGTCCCCTCCAAAGTTCCAGAGCTGGGAGGAGGATTATAACCAGCTGACCGAGAGCGCAACCGAGGAGAGCAGTCTGTGTCAG GATACTGAACCTCGCTGCCTCCTGCAGTACCAAACCCCAGAATCAGAAGAGCAGAGGGAACGGTACCAGCTTTGCCAGTTAGTAGAGGAGCAGAGGGATCGGTACCCACTGTGCCAGGTTCCAGAGGAGCAGATAGAGCGGTACACGTTGTGCCAGGTGCCAGAGGAACAGAGGGAGAGATATCAATTATGTCAGGTGGTGGAGGAACAGAGAGAGAGGTACCCGCTATGCCAGGTGCCTGAAGAGGAACTGGAACGATACCCGCTGAGCCAGGTGCCGGAGGAGCAGAGGGAGCGATACCCGTCCGAAGAGAAGAGAGACCAGTACCCAATGGGCCAAGCGGTGTTTGGGGATGCTAATCCAGTCCACACCGAGGCTTTTGACCTTCACCTGCCTAATTACTTCCGTTCACGCAGCCACAGCTACCTCCGTGCCATCCAGGCGGGCTGCTCCCAGGACGATGACACAACATCCCTGCAGTCTATGTCTCCCCCACTCCCCATCACCAGCCGGACACTCCCCAGACACATCG GTTCCTCTTGTCTGGTGGGCTACAAGAAGACCCCCCCGCCGGTGCCCCCCCGCACCACGTCCAAACCCTTCATATCTGTGACTGTACAGAGCAGCACCGAGTCTGCGCAGGACTCTTACCTGGATGCGCAGGAGGGACAGAGTGAGGCCAACAGCCAGTCAGGGCTCAGTACCTCCACCGAGAGCTTGGAGAGCACCCGGGCCCCCAGCGTGACCCGCGTAGCCCCACCGACCCCCATCAGACAAGTCCCCCCTGAGATACCCCCCAAAAATGCATCGGTGAAAACCATCAAAGAAGAGACGCGCGCCCCGGATCCGCTCCCCAAACGCAAGCTGTCCTCCATCGGCATCCAG GTGGATAGTATACAGCCGGTTCCCGTTCCCGAGCCCCCGCCTCCGGCCAGATTCCAGTCCATTGGGGTTCAGGTGGAGGAAGAGTGGAG GAACAGCCGTTCCAGCAGTATGACGTCGAAGCAGGAGACAGATTCGGACACGCAGGAACCCAGTAACTCATCGGATAAGAGTGTTCCTGACTGCCCCCCACCCCGTCAACCTGCCACAGGGCCCCCGGGCCTCCTCCCCAAGAAGCACCTCTCCTATGGAGATGGCGTAGATGCGGAGGCCTCAGCCCTTCCTCCTCCTGACCCTTGGCTGGACTCTGCGGCCTCTCCCCCCTCATCGGAGCCGAGCCAAGTTGGTGCGTGCCGCAGGGATGGACACTGGTTCCTAAAGCTGTTACAAGCCGAGACGGAGAGACTGGAGGGCTGGTGCAAACAAATGCAGAGGGAGACGGGCGATAACAACCTGTGTGAAGAAG TGATCGGGAAGGTCCTCAGTGCGGTGGGCAGCGCTCAGCTCCTGATGTCGCAGAAATTCCAGCAGTTCCGAGGCTTGTGCGAGCAAAACCTG AACCCAAACTCGAACCCGCGCCCCTCGGCCCAGGACCTGGCTGGATTCTGGGACTTGCTCCAGCTCTCTATAGAGGATATTAGCATGAAGTTCGATGAACTCTTCCAGCTCAAGGCTAACGGCTGGGTGCTGAGCGAGATGCCTGACAGGAAC GAGATAAAGAGGCAACCGCCCCCTGTGCCAAAGAAGCCAGCACGGCCCAAGCCCCCACTTAGTCGCGACAAGACAGCCGGACCCTCCAACACCGACAAGCAGCGTCAAGAAGCCCGCAAGAGGCTCATGGCAGCCAAGAGAGCCGCATCGGTGCGCCAGAACTCTGCCACGGAAAGCGCGGACAGCATCGAGATTTACGTTCCCGAGGCTCAGACGCGGCTCTGA
- the DLGAP4 gene encoding disks large-associated protein 4 isoform X2, producing MLLRLLKGRRCKGSRQEGSSCLVGYKKTPPPVPPRTTSKPFISVTVQSSTESAQDSYLDAQEGQSEANSQSGLSTSTESLESTRAPSVTRVAPPTPIRQVPPEIPPKNASVKTIKEETRAPDPLPKRKLSSIGIQVDSIQPVPVPEPPPPARFQSIGVQVEEEWRNSRSSSMTSKQETDSDTQEPSNSSDKSVPDCPPPRQPATGPPGLLPKKHLSYGDGVDAEASALPPPDPWLDSAASPPSSEPSQVGACRRDGHWFLKLLQAETERLEGWCKQMQRETGDNNLCEEVIGKVLSAVGSAQLLMSQKFQQFRGLCEQNLNPNSNPRPSAQDLAGFWDLLQLSIEDISMKFDELFQLKANGWVLSEMPDRNEIKRQPPPVPKKPARPKPPLSRDKTAGPSNTDKQRQEARKRLMAAKRAASVRQNSATESADSIEIYVPEAQTRL from the exons ATGTTGCTCCGCCTCTTAAAGGGGAGACGCTGCAAAGGGAGCAGGCAGGAGG GTTCCTCTTGTCTGGTGGGCTACAAGAAGACCCCCCCGCCGGTGCCCCCCCGCACCACGTCCAAACCCTTCATATCTGTGACTGTACAGAGCAGCACCGAGTCTGCGCAGGACTCTTACCTGGATGCGCAGGAGGGACAGAGTGAGGCCAACAGCCAGTCAGGGCTCAGTACCTCCACCGAGAGCTTGGAGAGCACCCGGGCCCCCAGCGTGACCCGCGTAGCCCCACCGACCCCCATCAGACAAGTCCCCCCTGAGATACCCCCCAAAAATGCATCGGTGAAAACCATCAAAGAAGAGACGCGCGCCCCGGATCCGCTCCCCAAACGCAAGCTGTCCTCCATCGGCATCCAG GTGGATAGTATACAGCCGGTTCCCGTTCCCGAGCCCCCGCCTCCGGCCAGATTCCAGTCCATTGGGGTTCAGGTGGAGGAAGAGTGGAG GAACAGCCGTTCCAGCAGTATGACGTCGAAGCAGGAGACAGATTCGGACACGCAGGAACCCAGTAACTCATCGGATAAGAGTGTTCCTGACTGCCCCCCACCCCGTCAACCTGCCACAGGGCCCCCGGGCCTCCTCCCCAAGAAGCACCTCTCCTATGGAGATGGCGTAGATGCGGAGGCCTCAGCCCTTCCTCCTCCTGACCCTTGGCTGGACTCTGCGGCCTCTCCCCCCTCATCGGAGCCGAGCCAAGTTGGTGCGTGCCGCAGGGATGGACACTGGTTCCTAAAGCTGTTACAAGCCGAGACGGAGAGACTGGAGGGCTGGTGCAAACAAATGCAGAGGGAGACGGGCGATAACAACCTGTGTGAAGAAG TGATCGGGAAGGTCCTCAGTGCGGTGGGCAGCGCTCAGCTCCTGATGTCGCAGAAATTCCAGCAGTTCCGAGGCTTGTGCGAGCAAAACCTG AACCCAAACTCGAACCCGCGCCCCTCGGCCCAGGACCTGGCTGGATTCTGGGACTTGCTCCAGCTCTCTATAGAGGATATTAGCATGAAGTTCGATGAACTCTTCCAGCTCAAGGCTAACGGCTGGGTGCTGAGCGAGATGCCTGACAGGAAC GAGATAAAGAGGCAACCGCCCCCTGTGCCAAAGAAGCCAGCACGGCCCAAGCCCCCACTTAGTCGCGACAAGACAGCCGGACCCTCCAACACCGACAAGCAGCGTCAAGAAGCCCGCAAGAGGCTCATGGCAGCCAAGAGAGCCGCATCGGTGCGCCAGAACTCTGCCACGGAAAGCGCGGACAGCATCGAGATTTACGTTCCCGAGGCTCAGACGCGGCTCTGA